Proteins from one Pagrus major chromosome 1, Pma_NU_1.0 genomic window:
- the cntf gene encoding ciliary neurotrophic factor produces MAARRTRRMIGSDVSRTTAARAAAIAEQLRYECSILLELYKKRESFSADFSVADGRLVSVPPPSSQLDTRDKLWRLHSALLQCRSLLERAINKEEAELGDGRKADYETQRKKVKDRLSLLLINTGELLKAVDGTAVPTPSLDGLEIDGPTVLFELKLWVYRIYKEVDYWTKTAITTLQALPSVLAKERVMAPRLRSTRSARR; encoded by the exons ATGGCAGCGAGGCGGACCAGACGCATGATCGGGTCGGATGTGAGCAGGACCACCGCGGCCCGGGCTGCTGCTATAGCCGAGCAGCTGCGCTATGAGTGCTCCATCTTACTGGAACTTTAT aaaaagagggaaagttTCTCTGCAGATTTTTCTGTGGCTGACGGTCGTCTGGTGTCcgtccctcctccttcctcccagCTGGACACCAGGGACAAGCTGTGGCGTCTCCACTCGGCTCTGCTACAGTGCCGCAGCCTGCTGGAGAGAGCCATCAACAAAGAGGAAGCGGAGCTGGGCGATGGGAGGAAGGCTGATTATGAGACCCAGAGGAAGAAGGTGAAGGACAGATTATCACTTCTCTTAATCAACACAGGAGAACTCCTCAAAGCTGTTGATGGCACGGCCGTCCCGACTCCCAGCTTGGACGGATTGGAG ATAGACGGTCCGACTGTTCTGTTTGAGCTGAAGCTTTGGGTTTACCGGATCTACAAAGAGGTGGACTACTGGACCAAAACCGCCATCACCACATTGCAAGCCCTGCCGTCTGTGTTAGCCAAGGAGCGAGTGATGGCCCCACGACTCAGGAGCACGAGAAGCGCCCGCAGatga
- the LOC140996366 gene encoding uncharacterized protein, which translates to MNSLVGYGVSSESDSDGDVEDVNNGGDSSVKEVSDETAAVKRTRNFLLETGSASSESEPEEDDPEPSSSPPHPQTPASSAACQSTLPSPSLGFLNPNKLPPPSLNTCSDSSVFANPFKAQADQKLSALQKHVPLTLQAKPSQIGGKRMCVSYRKDGRCRFGIKCKFAHDSDLQTPVTPTDCYSAVSEDVSDPDESHAGGSCVGGSQNLQQETKEEESGGQQVKKRRVGLSNTLIPPKRAMKQFTMQRDRERINMS; encoded by the exons ATGAACTCTCTGGTCGGCTACGGAGTCTCGTCGGAGTCTGACAGCGATGGAGATGTGGAGGATGTAAACAACGGTGGAGATAG TTCTGTTAAGGAGGTGAGTGACGAGACTGCAGCTGTCAAAAGGACCCGCAACTTCTTGCTGGAGACTGGTTCAGCTTCCAGTGAATCAGAACCAGAGGAAGATGACCCAGAGCCCTCCTCATCACCACCACATCCCCAAACACCAGCATCCTCTGCAGCCTGCCAGTCCACCCTGCCGTCTCCTTCCCTGGGCTTCCTCAACCCCAATAAACTACCTCCTCCTTCTCTAAACACCTGCTCTGACAGCAGTGTGTTTGCCAACCCCTTCAAGGCTCAGGCAGACCAGAAGCTCAGCGCCTTGCAGAAACACGTCCCCCTCACACTGCAGGCCAAACCCTCCCAGATAGGGGGTAAAAGGATGTGTGTGTCATACAGGAAGGATGGAAGGTGCAGGTTTGGGATCAAGTGCAAGTTTGCTCATGACAGTGACCTCCAGACCCCGGTCACTCCCACTGACTGTTATTCAGCTGTGAGTGAAGACGTGTCAGATCCAGATGAGTCCCATGCAGGTGGCTCATGTGTGGGAGGATCCCAGAACCTCCAGCAGGAGACGAAAGAGGAAGAGTCAGGAGGGCAGcaagtgaagaagaggagggtcGGACTGAGTAACACCTTAATTCCCCCTAAACGAGCTATGAAGCAGTTTACCATGCAAAGGGACAGAGAGCGCATCAATATGTCCTGA